The proteins below come from a single Miscanthus floridulus cultivar M001 chromosome 1, ASM1932011v1, whole genome shotgun sequence genomic window:
- the LOC136502398 gene encoding uncharacterized protein, translating to MGKGTKAMLANPIQLADQVAQQAGYQCLRTDCTELRSRATKLAELLRQAARADLYDRPTARIMANTDRALHKAAGMAARCFQSHSRLRRRFTLNPVSGLPRTLALLDTALGDIAWLIRISSPQDDDDGDLPGLPDIAQNEPVLGMIWDNIARLHTGGLAARADAAATLASLAIGNSHFAEYIVEEDGVAPLVKLLKEPPMWVQAAVADAIASLARHSQKCQDLFAQSNAVRHLVTHLASGTIKEHSRYSVGVNGSRNTVTTAAAATTSLDNLHSVVLAKSRSVRQGEPGSSTNVPPNPLQTSTGQQRVRANQMQSVVQSAMAATNTTTNGVMPPGARPQLSSNGSSGRGSREAEDPATKAQMKAMAAKALCMLARGHVGVCKSITESRALLCFARLLQSGDGGAGTDLQFYSAMAIMEITRVAEHNLALRHSAFKPSATAAKVVVEQLLRIVRKGDDDGERGARAGRRTSSSCASYCSATLRYMSRRTRSSRRPGCSPFSCGRRSRHTWCRTCALRHCCRKPRLGWICSNPGHPGDDCSNHR from the coding sequence ATGGGGAAGGGGACGAAGGCGATGCTGGCGAACCCCATCCAGCTCGCGGACCAGGTGGCGCAGCAGGCGGGGTATCAGTGCCTCCGGACGGACTGCACGGAGCTGCGGTCCCGCGCCACGAAGCTCGCCGAGCTCCTGCGGCAGGCGGCGCGGGCCGACCTGTACGACCGCCCCACCGCGCGCATCATGGCCAACACGGACCGGGCGCTGCACAAGGCCGCGGGCATGGCCGCGCGCTGCTTCCAGAGCCActcccgcctccgccgccgcttcaCGCTCAACCCGGTGTCGGGGCTCCCGCGCACCCTCGCCCTGCTCGACACCGCGCTCGGGGACATCGCCTGGCTCATCCGCATCTCGTCCCCGCAGGACGATGACGACGGCGACCTGCCGGGGCTCCCCGACATCGCGCAGAACGAGCCCGTGCTCGGAATGATCTGGGACAACATCGCGCGCCTCCACACCGGCGGCCTCGCCGCGCGGGCCGACGCGGCCGCCACCCTCGCCTCCCTCGCCATCGGCAATTCCCACTTCGCCGAGTACATCGTCGAGGAGGATGGGGTCGCGCCCCTCGTCAAGCTGCTCAAGGAGCCGCCGATGTGGGTGCAGGCCGCTGTCGCGGACGCCATCGCGTCGCTAGCGCGCCACAGCCAGAAGTGCCAGGACCTGTTCGCGCAGAGCAACGCCGTCCGGCATCTCGTCACCCACCTCGCCTCCGGAACCATCAAGGAGCATAGCAGGTATTCTGTCGGTGTGAACGGCTCCCGGAACACCGttacaacggcggcggcggccacaacGTCGCTTGACAATCTTCACTCCGTCGTGCTTGCCAAATCGCGAAGCGTGCGCCAAGGCGAGCCTGGTTCCTCAACCAATGTGCCGCCGAACCCGTTGCAAACTTCGACTGGCCAACAGCGAGTAAGAGCGAACCAGATGCAATCGGTGGTGCAATCCGCGATGGCGGCCACCAACACGACGACGAATGGGGTCATGCCGCCAGGTGCAAGGCCTCAACTGAGCTCAAACGGTTCAAGTGGCCGTGGATCGcgcgaggccgaggacccggccACCAAGGCTCAAATGAAGGCCATGGCGGCAAAGGCTCTGTGCATGCTTGCGCGCGGCCATGTGGGAGTCTGCAAGAGCATCACAGAGTCTCGCGCGCTCCTCTGCTTCGCCAGGCTCCTCCagagcggcgacggcggcgcgggaACGGACCTGCAGTTCTACTCCGCGATGGCGATCATGGAGATCACCCGTGTCGCCGAACACAACCTGGCGCTGCGGCACTCCGCGTTCAAGCCCAGCGCCACGGCAGCCAAGGTCGTCGTGGAGCAGCTCCTGCGCATCGTACGCAAGGGGGACGACGACGGAGAACGAGGAGCTCGCGCAGGCCGGAGAACGAGCAGCTCCTGCGCATCATATTGCTCTGCTACATTGCGCTACATGTCCCGGAGAACGAGGAGCTCGCGCAGGCCGGGGTGCTCGCCGTTCTCCTGTGGGCGTCGAAGCAGGCACACATGGTGCAGGACCTGCGCGTTGAGGCACTGCTGCCGGAAGCCAAGGCTCGGTTGGATCTGTTCCAATCCAGGGCATCCAGGTGATGATTGCAGCAACCACCGGTGA